The DNA window GGTTCAAACGCGTGTCGGGGAACCTCTGGGAGGTTCAGACGCGTGTGGGCGCTCACCTGGACCCACCAGGCTGCCGTTCGGGGGTTGCTCGATGAGCCGTGCCGGGCGGTCGCCGCCCAGGCATCACCGAGAGACGTCCTCCTCGCCGAGGCCGAGCCGGCCCTTCTCGCTGACTGCGGGCTCGATCGCTCGGTGATCAGCGCTGCGCGGCCGCGGCCCAGGCGTCGCCGATGAACTTCATCATCGCGGGATCCATGTGGTTCTTCTCGGCGACCGATGGCTCGTTCTCGTACATCTTCTGGAGCGAGGCGCGGATGCCCGGATCGCCGCCCGTGAAGCGCTCGATCAGCTCCTTCCAGCGCGCAGCGAGCTTCTGCACCTCGGGGTGCGCCGGCTCGGTCCCTTTCTCCATCTCCGCACGCACGGCGGCGATGAGCTTCGGCCACTCGGCCTCGGTCTCACGGATGACGTCGTCACCGAGCGCTTCGCGGCGCGCGGCGAGCTTCTGGAGCTGCTCTTCGGAGTAGTACTTCTCGAACATGATCATCGCCTCCATCGTCTTCAACAGGTCGTCGGGGGATACGGCTTCCTGCCGCTCCAGGGCCGTCGCGAGGCTTTCGAGCCGCACGGCGAGCCGCGAGAGGTGCTGGATCCGATCGCGCACGCGCACGAGGTGATCTGCGACGACCTGGGCGGCCGAGGTGCCTCGCCGCTTCAAGGTGTCGCCGATCTCCTCGAGCGAGAGCCCGAGCTGCCGCAGTGACAGGATCTGCTGCAAGCGCAGGAGATCCTCCGGCCCGTAGAGCCGGTGACCCGCCCGAGAGCGGTGGGATGGAGAGAACAGGCCAATCTCGTCGTAGTGGTGGAGCGTGCGGACCGAGATGCCGGTGCGCTTCGCCAGCTCGCCCACCTTCCATCGGCGCAGGTCGCTTTCCTGTCGTTCCCGGGTGGTCATCGTCACACGAGGGAGGCTAGGACCTCACGTAACGTGAGGATCAAGGGGGGGAGCACGCGAAAAAGATGCGGTTCCGACGTCGTCTGAGCGTGTTGACCCTCATCGGGTGATGGTGGCCGAGTGGCTCACATCGTGTTCAATCATCGCTGGTGTCGCAGTGGTGAATGGGTCCCCCAGGGTGGTGAATGATTCACCTGGTACCTACGATGCCCGTCGCGTGTCCTCGTGGTGGGCGACACGCTCGGTGCGAGTAAAAATCCGCACGGATTGAGGCTGGAAACGCACTTCGGTGGTCTCGCTCTCTTTGCATCGAGACGGCACGAACACTGCACTGTTCGTTGAACATGCAAATGAGCCGCATCGTGATCTCGAAGTGGAGTCTGCTTTCGATGGTGATGGCCTGCGCCGTGGCGCAGGTGGGATGTGTCGCGGAGATGGTCGACGAGTCCGATCCGGCTGGCGCGCTGGGTGACGAGGAGTGGAGCGACGACGGGCCGCCTCCGGGCGAGGAGGCGGCGGACGCGGACGAGGAGGAGCTCGTCGAGACCTCGAGCGCTGCGCTGGCGCCCGCGTTCCAGCTTCCGTTCCCCTGCAACCAGGTGTGGGCCGGTCAGACGCGGTCGAACCACAGCCCGGTCAACTCGATCGACTTCAACCGCGCCGATGATCTCGGCGATCCGGTCGTCGCGGCGGCCGCGGGTACGGTCACCCGCGTCGCGAACGAGGGGAGCACGAGCTACGGCCGCTGGGTCGAGATCGATCACGGCGGTGGTTACCGCACGCGCTACGCGCACCTGCAGACGCAGACGGTGTCGGTGGGTCAGCAGGTGGCCATGGGCAGGAAGATCGGCACCGTCGGGAGCACGGGCGGCTCGACGGGACCGCACCTCCATTACGAGGTGCGGCTCAACGGCACGGCCATCAAGCCCGTGTTCAACGGCGCGACGGCGCTCTTCTACGGCACCAAGAACTACACCAGCAAGAACAGCT is part of the Chondromyces crocatus genome and encodes:
- a CDS encoding MerR family transcriptional regulator; amino-acid sequence: MTTRERQESDLRRWKVGELAKRTGISVRTLHHYDEIGLFSPSHRSRAGHRLYGPEDLLRLQQILSLRQLGLSLEEIGDTLKRRGTSAAQVVADHLVRVRDRIQHLSRLAVRLESLATALERQEAVSPDDLLKTMEAMIMFEKYYSEEQLQKLAARREALGDDVIRETEAEWPKLIAAVRAEMEKGTEPAHPEVQKLAARWKELIERFTGGDPGIRASLQKMYENEPSVAEKNHMDPAMMKFIGDAWAAAAQR
- a CDS encoding M23 family metallopeptidase; the protein is MSRIVISKWSLLSMVMACAVAQVGCVAEMVDESDPAGALGDEEWSDDGPPPGEEAADADEEELVETSSAALAPAFQLPFPCNQVWAGQTRSNHSPVNSIDFNRADDLGDPVVAAAAGTVTRVANEGSTSYGRWVEIDHGGGYRTRYAHLQTQTVSVGQQVAMGRKIGTVGSTGGSTGPHLHYEVRLNGTAIKPVFNGATALFYGTKNYTSKNSCSSGGSSSITGTVSTSGINLTVRAAASTSSAAVGSLANGTKVTITCQKQGTSVTGTYGTSSLWNYIGTGYVADAYVYTGSNSQILPTCN